The genomic segment CAGCTGGAAGAATGCGGACACTGCGGGCAGTGTTTGCGGAGCTGCCCGGCATATATCGATCCGATAGGTACGGTACGCCGGATACAAAAAAAGCGGTACGACGCCGAAACGATGCGGTCTATTGCGCTATGCAGCGGTTGCGGCTGCTGTTCCGCAGTGTGCCCCGTACGGATTCCATTGCGCACGATTATCACATCGGCGGCGGAGCAAGGAAATAGTCATGCCCTATAACCAAACGACACTGTCTCCCGCGCCCTATATTTACACCGGTTTAAATGCTCGACACACTGCAATACTCGTGTTGAGCCTGCTGTCGCTCCAGCTTATTGCTATGGGGATTATGCACGATTTCGCAAGCATTTTTCTGATTATATCTTCCGGAGCTGCGTCAACTCTTGCAGCCTTTCTTGTCGGTTACATACAAGGCAAAAAGGTATTTGATATCCATGCGCTTATAACCGGATTATTGATAGGTTTTTTTCTACCGGTTAATAGCGGTTTTGTTTTCAGCTTTTTAATTGCGTTTATGAGTTATTTTTTCAGCTGGGGTATTTTCGGCGGGAAAGGCTTTTCGTGGGTTAATCCGGTTATGCTTGCCGCTTGTATTGCTTCAGTATGCAAACCCGAATACTTTGTGCAGCCGGTCGGGTTTGACCGGATAGTGTCCGGCGGAAGCGTTTTTGCCGCGATGGAAAGTTCCGGTCTGCTGCAGACACCTGCAGATCAATATGTAACTTCGATGTTTAATTCTACATTTCTCCATAGTGTCGGCGTAACGCTGCCGGAAGGGTACATCAGTCTTTTCCTCCATCACCCTTCTGCGATACCGGCATTCCGGTATAACCTCTTAACGTTAGGGGCTTCAATTATATTGCTATCGGCAAAAACAATTCATAAAACGCTTCCTTTTACCTTTTTAATCGTTTACGGCCTGTTGGTGTATTTGTTTCCATCCGCAGGGCAAGCAAACGCTTTAGGAAGAGGCGATGTATTATCCGCAATACTGACGAGCGGCGCTCTTTTTTCCGCATTTTTTGTCATGAACGACGGCGGCTCTACCCCCCGTTCATGGGAAGGCCGGTGTCTTACCGGCATACTGACCGGTATTTTTGCTTTTTGCATTACGGGGCCCGGAGCGATACCTGCCGGAATTCCCTTTGCAGTCTTACTTGCCGATTGCATCAATCCGCTTATCGAATGGCTGGAATCATCTTTCTATAAGAGAAGACGAGGTGCATTATGACGGATACCGCGCAACGGCTTTTAAAAAAATATGCAGTACTGACAGGGCTCCTGCTGGTGTTCTTTGCTTCGCTCTTCGGCTTGTCATATCTGCGGAAAAAAGCGGACGCCCAATATCTGACTGCCGCAGCGGACAAACTGTGCCGCACATATCCCGGCTTTAACGGCCGGCAGATTGCCGTCTTAGGTCCCGACAATTCGGGATTATCGGGATTGCCGTTCCAAGCCGTTCTGTCCGCATCATACTCCGGGCATAAAGCATTTGCATTTATACTTCCGGTAACGGGCAAGTACGGTGTGTACCCGGCAGTATTTTTTTATGAACAGTCAATCGGCTGCATCTTTTGCGGGCTTGCAGGAATCGACGCTATTCCGGAACAGGCGGAACAGTACGGGATAACGCAGACAACTATCGCAATGCACCGGAATAAAATCGAAACGTTGATGGAGAGGCAGGCACAGCAGTTATGACGAATAAATCGATTATCTTTTTTTTAGGTTTATGCCCGATCATTCCGCTTGCAGCCCATTTTGCTGAAGGCTTAATCTTTATTGCGGAATTTTGGCTCCTCTTTGCCGCCGGTATATTAAGCAAGCAGCTTATCAATTATTTTAAAATCGGTAAGCTGTCTCAGATTATAACATATCTTGCTATTATGCTTGCGGCGGCTTTGTACGCGCAGGCAATAGGCGTAATCTTTCCGGTTATGGCGGTTACGCTGGAAAGATACATCTATATGGCTGCATTTTCGTATATACTGATTATCAGCATCGGTATGTATGATTCAAGTAGGTACCCGTTTGAATTGCCGGTAACATATTCGCTGTTGTTAACGGCAACTTCGATATTACGCGAGCTTATTGTTTTTGGGACGCTTTCTCTGCCTTCCCGTTCCGGCTTGTTCAGCATTACGCTTATCCCGCTTTCTTTACCGCTCAAATTTTGGGGAAGCAGTGCAGGTGTGCTTATGGTACTCGGTATTGCGCTGTGGCTTTTCCGCAGCTTCCATAAAGGAGAGCTTTTACCCTTCCGAACCGATGAAACGTATGGGAACCGGCAATAGGGAGGCGCCGTATGTTTATTGTATCTTTAATCTTTTTTTATATCTTCCCTGCGTCTTTGATCTTTTTACATGGCATCGGTTTGGAACGCTTATCGATGAATGCGCGCTCAACCCGCGTTATCATTCCCTTTATCTTACGGGACGGCGCA from the Treponema vincentii F0403 genome contains:
- a CDS encoding RnfABCDGE type electron transport complex subunit D is translated as MPYNQTTLSPAPYIYTGLNARHTAILVLSLLSLQLIAMGIMHDFASIFLIISSGAASTLAAFLVGYIQGKKVFDIHALITGLLIGFFLPVNSGFVFSFLIAFMSYFFSWGIFGGKGFSWVNPVMLAACIASVCKPEYFVQPVGFDRIVSGGSVFAAMESSGLLQTPADQYVTSMFNSTFLHSVGVTLPEGYISLFLHHPSAIPAFRYNLLTLGASIILLSAKTIHKTLPFTFLIVYGLLVYLFPSAGQANALGRGDVLSAILTSGALFSAFFVMNDGGSTPRSWEGRCLTGILTGIFAFCITGPGAIPAGIPFAVLLADCINPLIEWLESSFYKRRRGAL